In Ancalomicrobiaceae bacterium S20, the following proteins share a genomic window:
- a CDS encoding C1 family peptidase has translation MADKTAARPEQERICNLVPSKNTEKDWQFEHAVAAGALTAVAAPPPSVDLRAAWWDIGNQGSTGSCVGWASTDGVARYMFVKANRLAQNAKLSPRFTWMASKETDQFTSRPETMIEGAGTSLKASVDILRNYGAAPETLLPFNIATLMYAGSENAFYATCASRKIASYFNLQKNLASWRSWLASTGPLLVGLSVDRTWDNATATHGLLDTFQPNTVRGGHAVTVVGYRKDGRFIIRNSWGTAWGDQGFAYASEAYINAAFFNESYGVTL, from the coding sequence ATGGCCGACAAGACTGCCGCGCGTCCGGAGCAGGAGCGCATCTGCAATCTCGTTCCGTCGAAGAACACCGAGAAGGACTGGCAGTTCGAGCACGCCGTCGCCGCCGGCGCGCTGACCGCCGTCGCCGCGCCGCCGCCGAGCGTCGATCTGCGCGCGGCCTGGTGGGACATCGGCAACCAGGGCAGTACCGGCTCCTGCGTCGGCTGGGCCTCGACCGACGGTGTCGCGCGCTACATGTTCGTCAAGGCGAACCGGCTCGCGCAGAACGCCAAGCTGTCGCCGCGCTTCACCTGGATGGCCTCGAAGGAGACCGACCAGTTCACCTCGCGGCCCGAGACCATGATCGAGGGTGCGGGCACGTCGCTGAAGGCCTCCGTCGACATCCTGCGCAACTACGGCGCCGCGCCGGAGACGCTGCTGCCGTTCAACATCGCGACGCTGATGTACGCCGGCAGCGAGAACGCCTTCTACGCGACCTGCGCGTCGCGCAAGATCGCGTCCTACTTCAATCTGCAGAAGAACCTGGCGAGCTGGCGCTCCTGGCTGGCTTCCACCGGCCCCCTGCTGGTCGGCCTCAGCGTCGATCGGACCTGGGACAACGCCACCGCGACCCACGGGCTGCTCGACACGTTCCAGCCGAACACGGTTCGGGGTGGACATGCCGTCACCGTCGTGGGCTATCGTAAGGACGGGCGGTTCATAATCCGCAACAGTTGGGGAACCGCCTGGGGCGATCAGGGCTTCGCCTATGCGAGCGAGGCCTACATCAACGCCGCCTTCTTCAACGAGAGCTATGGTGTGACCTTGTGA
- a CDS encoding protease inhibitor I42 family protein, producing the protein MKILTEADAGAEVALSVGETIEVVLSENATTGYTWAIERIEPAVVTVAERSSRYPQQGAVGSGGHAVFRLTAATPGKGTVRLRYWREWEGDASAIRRFQFGVTVAP; encoded by the coding sequence ATGAAGATACTCACGGAGGCCGACGCCGGTGCCGAAGTCGCGCTCAGCGTCGGAGAGACGATCGAGGTCGTGCTGTCCGAGAACGCGACCACCGGCTACACCTGGGCCATCGAACGGATCGAGCCCGCCGTGGTGACGGTCGCCGAACGCAGCTCGCGCTATCCGCAGCAGGGGGCGGTCGGCAGCGGCGGACACGCGGTGTTCCGCCTCACCGCGGCGACACCCGGCAAAGGCACGGTGCGGCTGCGCTATTGGCGCGAGTGGGAAGGCGATGCCTCGGCCATTCGGCGCTTCCAGTTCGGCGTGACCGTGGCCCCGTGA
- a CDS encoding HAD family hydrolase produces the protein MSIEAVEGRGTGADVRAGAVRGVLFDKDGTLIDYEASWAPINRTCAALAARGDAALGDRLLIAGGYDPETDRFRAGSPFAAGTAREIAEALIAGGAAWEPEPLTVALDTVFREASTSVVPVTDLAGLFAALSARGLRLGIASSDNEASIRRFAAAQGIDGHLDYVAGYDSGQGVKPGPGMALGFLAATGLAAEAIAVVGDNLHDMHMGRSAGAGFLVGVLTGTGGRDVLAAEADVVLDSIAELPRWLASV, from the coding sequence ATGTCCATCGAAGCTGTCGAAGGTCGAGGAACGGGGGCGGACGTCCGCGCAGGCGCGGTGCGGGGTGTGCTGTTCGACAAGGACGGCACCCTGATCGACTACGAGGCGAGCTGGGCGCCGATCAACCGGACCTGTGCGGCGCTCGCTGCGCGCGGCGATGCGGCGCTCGGGGACCGGCTGCTGATCGCCGGCGGCTACGATCCCGAAACCGACCGGTTCCGGGCCGGCAGCCCGTTCGCGGCCGGCACCGCGCGCGAGATCGCCGAGGCGCTGATCGCCGGCGGCGCGGCCTGGGAGCCGGAGCCACTCACGGTCGCGCTCGACACGGTCTTCCGCGAGGCCTCGACCTCTGTGGTGCCGGTCACGGACCTGGCCGGCCTGTTCGCGGCGCTGTCGGCGCGCGGGCTCAGGCTCGGTATCGCCTCGAGCGACAACGAGGCCTCGATCCGCCGTTTCGCCGCGGCGCAGGGCATCGACGGGCATCTCGACTATGTGGCGGGCTACGATTCCGGTCAGGGCGTGAAGCCCGGACCGGGCATGGCGCTCGGCTTTCTGGCGGCGACCGGGCTCGCCGCGGAGGCGATCGCCGTGGTGGGCGACAATCTGCACGACATGCATATGGGGCGCTCCGCCGGCGCGGGATTCCTGGTCGGCGTGCTGACCGGCACCGGCGGCCGCGACGTGCTCGCGGCGGAGGCCGATGTGGTGCTCGATAGCATCGCTGAGCTGCCACGATGGCTCGCTTCGGTGTGA